The following is a genomic window from Candidatus Moraniibacteriota bacterium.
ACAAATCCGAGCATGGTGTACTGCGCAATATGCGATTGGAATGAGTGTGCGAATATGCCGCTCCATGTTCGCCCGTCTTTTCTGTTCGCATGCGCAACCTTTGTGATGCGTCGGAGTCCGTAGAGGAGTCCGAAACCGAGTATGGCAAGGAATGGCAACGTAGATTTCATGAGAAAGACAATGGGAAAATAGAGCGAAGTCGCTTGATTGGAAACCGTGCCAAGAAAGTAATAGGTATTGCCACCGGAGACGCGCGCAAACACCATGAAGACGCCGAGGAAATACTGCGCGAGCGGCTTCATAAGGGGGATTTCGCTCATTCCAACGATAGTGGATTCGGCGAATCGTCCAATAGCGCGGTCATTGGGGAATTGCGCCCGTGCAATTTCCTGTACGGTTTCTGCAGACATATTCCAGGTATTTGGCACATAGAGTGCCCAGATGGCGATGAAGCATATTGCGACTGATCCTGCGAATTTGAAGATGAGAGAGAAAAAGAATTTCCACTTCCACATGCGACGATCTGCTCCTTCAAGAGTGTCCGGAGCGGGTTTTGAGAGCGCATAAAGAAGAACAATGAGTCCGAAGAGCGGGAACAGCGTGACGGCTGAGAACTTGGCAAGGTTGGCGAGTCCGAGGAAAACTCCCGAGAGAATTGTGTTTTTCGCAGATGGGTCTTTAAGGAATCTAACGAAAAAATAAACGGAAAAGAAAACGAATGCCGCGATGCCGATATCGGTTGTGACGAGATGATCGTGTCCGAGGACATTGGGATCGGCGGCGTAGAGCAAGAGCGCGAAGAGTCCGGCGACGGTGCCGGCAAGTTCGCGTGTCCATCGAAAGATAGCGAATCCAAGGAAGAGTGCGATGAGAATAATAGGAAGTCTTGCAAAGAATGTCACCCGGTTTGGATCATTGCCCATGCTGAAAAGGAATTGGTCGCCAAATGTCCACTGTGCGAATCCCCATGATTGCGCCGGTCCTTCCGGATGATTGCTTGGGTCTACACTCTCATCGCCTCGCGTCCAGAGTGTGCTTGGGACGGGAAATGCCGGCAATGGAGAGATGAGAAGCATGGCGAGTCCGGAGAGGTCTTTGATGAGAGGAGGATGCTCGGGGTTGATGCGCATATCAAGATAGCGCACGTAGCTGTAGGAAGCGGGGATATGCGCCTTCTCATCCATTGTGGTGGAGTCATCCCAGGCGAGACGGAGTGATACAGCTGCAAGCGTGACCAGTATCCCAGCAACAAACCATGCGGCGTATTTTTTCAAGAATTCCATATGAGTAACGGGTAAAGATGTATTAAAAACCCAAACACTACACTGAGGTGTGGCATTCGTCCTATTGTATCATGATCACTTGGAAATTTTTTTGCGAGGTATATTGGAAGGGAATAGTGGTAACGGTGGATTTCTTCGGAAGAGTGAGGCGAACCTTTTCGGCGATAGCATCATCCCATTTTTGCGGAATGATAACGGCAGGCGTTTGAATGATCGTGTCCGGCTTCAGAAATTCGACCGGAGCCCTCTTGGCATCGTGAGTGAGAAAGAGAAATGGCTGGGCGGTAATCGGGAGACCGTTATCAATCATGGTGCCGCCCGCATTGGCGAGGATATACGCATGTGTATCGGTCGGCAGGGTGTTTATGAAGTATGCCATGGAGGTGAAATCTTCGTTAAAGGCACTTCGGGCATTTTGGTTGTTGGCGAAAAAGAGAAAGTATTTGCTGACATTCCAGAGGGGAATGCAGGCGAGGACGGTTCCGACAAAGAGTATCATGCCGATTTGTGCGCCCAACTTCCGTTTTCTGAGCCACTCGCCAAACCACAACAATGGAATGCTCGCGATGAGAAAGACGACCGGCTGAGTGCCGATAGCACGAAGGGCGTGGGGGAGCCCTTCTGCGGTCAAGAATTCCGGAATGAGCATGGTGAAAAACCATCCGAGAAGAAAGAGGGAAATCATGAGCTCTCGATTTCGTTCGGTATACTTCCATCGTTTCCGAATGAGAAGCGTGATACGCATGAGAAGGAAAACAAACCCGGCAAGAAACAATATGCCGCTCACGAGGTCAAGAAGCGGATAAGGCGGATAGTTGTGTCGCCAATTCATATCGCCTACAAAGGTATACTTGATCAGAGAAAGGCTGAGCGTTTTGGCGAGCGTGAGAGCGAAGTGTCCGTGATTGACCGCGGGCGAGAAAATGGAAATCGATGCCGATCGCGATGAAACATATTCCGGATGCTTGACGAATTCATAGACGAGCGGCAGGGCAGTAATGAGCATGCCGCCAGTGAAGATGAGCGCCTGTCTCCAGTAGTGTTTTAAAAACTCTCGATAGGAAGCCATGCATCCGATCGTCACGATGAGGAGAATGAGCGGTGCGACGCGGAAGGCAATATACGTATGGAATCCGAGTCCAAAGATGATGCCAGAGATGAGAAATGAGAGGAGACTCTTGGTGCGAAGACCGCGGAAGAAGAAAAAGAACGAAAACGAGAGAATGAACGGCACCATGATGGCGCGGAAGCCGATCCTTGAAAAGTTAATCGCCCAATAGGAAAAAGTGAGAAGAAAAGCGGAAAAGAGCGCGACGCTACGTTTGTGCCAGAGTTCTTTGGCGAGCAAATAGATACCGAGCACGGTTGCCGTGCCGAATATCGCCGACCAGAGTTTGAGCGCTGGGATAGTGGCGCCAAAGAGGAGGAGTGCGAGTGCTTGGAGATTAATGAAGAGTCCTTCTCGCCCGCTGTTGTTGGGGTAGAAAAGCTGATAATCACCGGTTTCATTGGCATGAATGGCATCGACGCCATTCATCGCTTCGTCGGGATAGAGTCCGGCGGGGAGATGCTCGATATTCCAGAATCGCAAAAAGAACGCGGCTGCCAAAAGCACGACAAGAACGGAAATGGTTATCAGTTTTTCCGCCGTAAAAAAATGCCCGAAGAAATGCCGTCGCATAATAAATGGAAGTGTTTTGTTTTCGTCTTGACGATTCAATTGGAGAAGCGTCGTCGATACGTTCAAATGATGGTATAATTATACCACGAATTATTTTTTCTTTGCGTTCGATATGAAAGCCGAAGTTGTTTCTTTGGATTCTTCTGAGGCAACTCTCTCTCCCGGAGAGAGAGTGTTTAATCTTCTGCCGGAAACTGTTCAGGGTAAACTTTCCGGTCGCTATAATAGGGAAGAAATAGCGAGGCGAGTACTTCGGGAGCTTGGAGAAGGAAAACGAGATGACAGATCTCTACATAATGGAGTTGTGTCAGCTATTTACCTTGACAAAGATATTCCATCTTCAATCAAGAAGGGTCTTTTGAGACATCTGGGCAGTATCGTTCCAGCGCAGGAAAATGAGACTTTGAAATTCTTTAAAAAGGTGAATAAAAACTTGGAAAACCAACAAGTGCGTAAAGGAGACGTGCGGCAGCAGAATTCAACTTCAGCGGATACGCACAGGCATGACGATGACGCTATTGATCGGGAGGTTCGAGCGGTTGGCGCGGATATGCACCCCGATCATAGTGAAAAACTTGAACAAAAAAAGTATATTGCAAGAGAAAGAGCTTCCAAAAAGTCAAAGCAAGCAAAAGTGGCAAGTGTTCCAGGGGAATCCCATGACAGCAGAAAACCTTCAAACCTCGAAGGGAATGTTCAGGGTGACGCATCTGTATCCGAAGATCTTCCTGATGACCAAAAAGTAAGTCCGCCAAACGAGGGGTATTTCGGCTCGCTTGATTACATAGAAGCAATAGATGATCAAAGTCTGGATGCTTCAGTCGCGCAGCAAGAGGGAATTGATTGGGAGGGTGTCAAGAAGGATTTTGATGAAGAAGGGAAAAGGATACAGGAGGAACGTGCGCGTTCAGTGAAGTTCAATCGATTGGATGTACAGGAAACGTTCGACCAAGGAATGGAGCAATTGAAAAATCGTGACAAACTTGCTGAACGTTTTCGTGATGTTAAAAGCTTCGATGAGCTCTTAGTGCTTCTCAATGATCCGGAGTTTCCCGGAATTCAGGGCTCGAAGCAGTTCTACTCCGGTGATGACTTGAAAAGAATAATTGCCATAGCTCGAGAAACTGGAGCGACGAAATTTGTCACACGCTCTCATGGATTTCTTGATATGGCGGAGCGGCTCTTGCGCGAGGAGAAAGAAGGAAAGATTGGCGCATTGAAAGAGGATAATATTGTGGAAGGTTTTGGTGTTGTGAACCGTACAGCTCCCGGTGTTTTTGAAAGAGTTCCGGATGCGCTGAATGAATTGCATATTGAGAAAGAGAATGATCTTTCTCGCGCAGTCGAATCTTTGGAAGAGCTTCAGGAGAGGGTGGATCGATTGAAAAATGATGCAGATGCTGCAAGAAATCTCTTGTTCTCTTGTCGACGGAAGAATGGTGATCGATGGAAGGAGGTGAAAAAGTTTTTTGCTTTTCCAAAGGAAAAGGAAGCTCCAAAACCAGTGATTGAAGAATGGGAAATGTTGGAGGTGGCTTGGAAATATAGACTTACCCTCTACAAGGATGCTCGGGTGGAGTTGGCAAAGCGCCAGGTTGCAGAAGGTGGTTTGCAAGGGAGGGATGTCGGTGCTGTTATGGCGGAGACGATTCGGGAGTTGGATTTTCGCGGAAGAGTGGAAAACTACAATGCGTGGAAAGATGCGGCGTGGAGTGGCAAGAAGGATTCATGGCTTCTTCGGGCAGTCGGTCGGGCGAAAGATTGGGGCGAATCGTATCGAAAGCTTGACTGGAAGAAGCGCGCGGCGATTTCCGCGCTGGTGATAGGCGCGGGCGCGACCGGCGTTGCCGTAGGATCAGTCGGATTGATTGGATTGGGTGCGGCAAGTGGCGTGGCGGTCCGATTGCTGGGGTCATACGCCGCCGGGCGCGGACTTTATGAATACCTGGAGGGTCGTGCCAACAAAGATACGGTGAAGTTTCAGGAGGCAGCACTTTCTCATGTCGAGCAATCCGGCGATATTGGTTTCCTCGATCATCGTACGCGGGATTATGCCGATCGAAT
Proteins encoded in this region:
- a CDS encoding glycosyltransferase family 39 protein, whose protein sequence is MEFLKKYAAWFVAGILVTLAAVSLRLAWDDSTTMDEKAHIPASYSYVRYLDMRINPEHPPLIKDLSGLAMLLISPLPAFPVPSTLWTRGDESVDPSNHPEGPAQSWGFAQWTFGDQFLFSMGNDPNRVTFFARLPIILIALFLGFAIFRWTRELAGTVAGLFALLLYAADPNVLGHDHLVTTDIGIAAFVFFSVYFFVRFLKDPSAKNTILSGVFLGLANLAKFSAVTLFPLFGLIVLLYALSKPAPDTLEGADRRMWKWKFFFSLIFKFAGSVAICFIAIWALYVPNTWNMSAETVQEIARAQFPNDRAIGRFAESTIVGMSEIPLMKPLAQYFLGVFMVFARVSGGNTYYFLGTVSNQATSLYFPIVFLMKSTLPFLAILGFGLLYGLRRITKVAHANRKDGRTWSGIFAHSFQSHIAQYTMLGFVALYSYLSITGNLNIGFRHLFPILPFLYVLGTKAVFDYWKRHHGNHTTWSIMRGFIFLFTCWILLIPVFSYPGYLSYFNTAMGGHTEGYKYVTDSNYDWGQDAKRLQTWVDTYNLCVNNSQTDSAQCRALTDGKSFPTSLPIQTIRVDYFGGSSPEYFLGNKYKSWHSDSVPEPGWYAVSAGFYQESIYKPQPAGSINYLWIPQHSLVGRAGDSIFIFYVDRVPGQER
- a CDS encoding glycosyltransferase family 39 protein — translated: MNVSTTLLQLNRQDENKTLPFIMRRHFFGHFFTAEKLITISVLVVLLAAAFFLRFWNIEHLPAGLYPDEAMNGVDAIHANETGDYQLFYPNNSGREGLFINLQALALLLFGATIPALKLWSAIFGTATVLGIYLLAKELWHKRSVALFSAFLLTFSYWAINFSRIGFRAIMVPFILSFSFFFFFRGLRTKSLLSFLISGIIFGLGFHTYIAFRVAPLILLIVTIGCMASYREFLKHYWRQALIFTGGMLITALPLVYEFVKHPEYVSSRSASISIFSPAVNHGHFALTLAKTLSLSLIKYTFVGDMNWRHNYPPYPLLDLVSGILFLAGFVFLLMRITLLIRKRWKYTERNRELMISLFLLGWFFTMLIPEFLTAEGLPHALRAIGTQPVVFLIASIPLLWFGEWLRKRKLGAQIGMILFVGTVLACIPLWNVSKYFLFFANNQNARSAFNEDFTSMAYFINTLPTDTHAYILANAGGTMIDNGLPITAQPFLFLTHDAKRAPVEFLKPDTIIQTPAVIIPQKWDDAIAEKVRLTLPKKSTVTTIPFQYTSQKNFQVIMIQ